A stretch of the Mesorhizobium huakuii genome encodes the following:
- a CDS encoding type 1 glutamine amidotransferase domain-containing protein, which produces MSVRDANPVNALRPKRVAIVIANPAISTTTGWPVGFWWSELTHPWFAFTERGYAVDIFSPDGGKCEADALSDPRDPSGYSETDLISLGFLSSPKLASLVETTRPVAEIDVDSFDAIVVAGGQAPMFSYDRAETLQRTFVAFHEAGKVAAALCHGTAILRYARRADGSLLAAGKTVTGFANAEEDFADNATWQMGALERGKHLMPWRIEDELKAIGANYVQAGLWRGFAIRDGNLITGQQNFSGAETARLVCEALGG; this is translated from the coding sequence ATGAGCGTCAGGGATGCCAATCCGGTTAATGCGCTGAGGCCGAAACGTGTCGCGATCGTCATCGCCAATCCAGCCATCTCGACCACGACCGGCTGGCCGGTCGGCTTCTGGTGGAGCGAGCTGACGCATCCGTGGTTTGCCTTCACCGAGCGCGGTTATGCCGTGGACATCTTCTCGCCCGACGGCGGTAAATGCGAGGCCGACGCGCTGAGCGACCCGCGCGATCCCTCGGGTTACTCCGAGACCGATCTGATCTCGCTCGGCTTCCTGTCGAGCCCGAAACTGGCATCTCTGGTCGAAACCACGCGGCCGGTGGCGGAGATCGATGTCGACAGCTTTGACGCCATCGTCGTCGCCGGCGGCCAGGCGCCGATGTTCAGCTACGATCGCGCGGAAACATTGCAGCGAACCTTCGTCGCCTTCCATGAAGCCGGCAAGGTGGCCGCTGCGCTCTGCCACGGCACCGCCATCCTGCGTTACGCCAGGCGCGCGGACGGCTCGCTGCTTGCCGCCGGCAAGACCGTGACCGGCTTCGCCAATGCCGAGGAGGATTTCGCCGACAACGCGACCTGGCAGATGGGCGCGCTTGAGCGCGGCAAGCATCTGATGCCCTGGCGCATCGAGGACGAGTTGAAGGCCATCGGCGCCAACTATGTCCAGGCCGGGCTGTGGCGCGGCTTTGCCATACGCGACGGCAATCTGATCACCGGCCAGCAGAATTTCTCCGGCGCCGAGACCGCGCGCCTGGTGTGCGAGGCGCTGGGCGGCTGA
- a CDS encoding M24 family metallopeptidase, whose protein sequence is MSIVVFDPDSTEDVDFKDRMRHPAAADPAGGMWLSDTEPSFIDADALRKGRLAKLRGWMREAGYGGVVLFDPYNQRYATGSRNMFGYFLRNSTRYFFIPTEGPIVLFEYPQSYHVSMVLDTIDEARPSKLVWSSVSGRDDETAGPFADEIAELLKKHGGGSMKLGLDRCSHLQALALEKRGCEVRDCQGEILAVRAVKTPEEVKCLQVSMAGAEAAVYAVREAIKPGVSENDLFAIMYGEVIRQGGEFIETRLLTSGQRTNPWFNEASGRKIRPGELLALDTDTIGCYGYYSDFSRTFRCGPGKPTDYQKSLYRMAHDQVQHNISIVKPGMAFREIAEKAWTIPDRFVDQRYTSVMHGVGMHGETPFIAHAMDYETYGRDGHIVPGMVVSVESYIGEKGGREGVKLEDEILITETGTELLSRFPYEDEFLEKQV, encoded by the coding sequence ATGAGCATCGTCGTATTCGACCCCGACAGCACCGAGGACGTCGACTTCAAGGACCGCATGCGCCACCCGGCGGCGGCCGATCCGGCCGGCGGCATGTGGCTGTCGGACACCGAGCCGTCCTTCATCGATGCCGACGCGCTGCGCAAGGGCCGGCTGGCCAAATTGCGCGGCTGGATGCGTGAGGCCGGTTATGGCGGCGTGGTGCTGTTCGACCCGTACAACCAGCGCTACGCCACCGGCTCGCGCAACATGTTCGGCTATTTCCTGCGCAACTCGACCCGGTATTTCTTTATCCCGACCGAGGGGCCGATCGTGCTGTTCGAATATCCCCAGAGCTACCATGTCTCGATGGTGCTCGACACGATCGACGAGGCGCGGCCGTCCAAGCTGGTCTGGTCGTCGGTCTCCGGCCGCGACGACGAGACCGCCGGTCCTTTCGCCGACGAGATCGCCGAGCTTCTGAAAAAGCATGGCGGCGGTTCGATGAAGCTCGGGCTCGACCGCTGTAGCCATCTGCAGGCGCTGGCGCTGGAAAAGCGCGGCTGCGAGGTGCGGGATTGCCAGGGCGAGATCCTGGCGGTGCGCGCGGTGAAGACGCCCGAGGAGGTGAAATGCCTGCAGGTGTCGATGGCCGGCGCTGAAGCCGCCGTCTACGCCGTGCGCGAGGCGATCAAGCCGGGCGTCTCCGAAAACGATTTGTTCGCCATCATGTATGGCGAGGTGATCCGCCAGGGCGGCGAGTTCATCGAGACGCGGCTGCTGACCTCAGGCCAGCGCACCAATCCATGGTTCAACGAGGCCAGCGGCCGCAAGATCCGGCCTGGTGAGTTGTTGGCGCTCGATACCGATACGATCGGCTGCTACGGCTATTACTCGGATTTTTCGCGCACCTTCCGCTGCGGGCCGGGCAAGCCGACCGATTACCAGAAGTCGCTCTACCGCATGGCGCATGACCAGGTTCAGCACAATATTTCGATCGTCAAACCCGGCATGGCGTTTCGCGAGATCGCCGAGAAGGCGTGGACAATCCCGGATCGCTTCGTCGACCAGCGCTACACCTCGGTCATGCACGGCGTCGGCATGCATGGCGAGACACCGTTCATCGCGCATGCCATGGATTACGAGACCTATGGCCGCGACGGCCATATCGTGCCAGGCATGGTGGTGAGCGTGGAAAGCTATATCGGCGAGAAGGGCGGCCGCGAGGGCGTCAAGCTGGAGGACGAGATCCTGATCACCGAGACGGGCACGGAGCTTCTGTCGCGCTTTCCCTATGAGGATGAGTTTCTGGAGAAGCAGGTTTGA
- a CDS encoding trans-sulfuration enzyme family protein encodes MTKHTPPAGKNRLAFSTRTIHGGQSHDPLTGAVMVPIYATSTYGQQSPGVHKGFEYARSQNPTRFAFERAVADLESGTAAFAFASGLAAISTVLELLDSGAHIVATDDIYGGSFRLMERVRKRSAGLQVSFVDFTDLAAVEAAIRPETKLLWVETPTNPLLRIVDLEGVAALAKRKGVLTVADNTFCSPYIQRPLELGIDIVVHSTTKYLNGHSDMVGGVAVVGDNKELAAQLKFLQNAIGAISGPFDSFLALRGLKTLALRMERHSDNGLKIAQWLEARKDVRRVIYPGLASHPQHAIAVQQMYAFGGMISAVLDRDLAGTKRFLERTQLFTLAESLGGVESLIEHPALMTHGSIPAEKRAEIGISDSLVRLSAGIEDGDDLIADLEQALGDRPSNLKGQRCRRSRFKHHPVDLALHSPEM; translated from the coding sequence ATGACCAAACACACCCCGCCAGCCGGCAAGAACCGCCTGGCCTTTTCGACGCGCACCATCCATGGCGGCCAGAGCCACGATCCGCTGACCGGCGCGGTGATGGTGCCTATCTATGCCACCTCGACCTATGGCCAGCAGTCACCCGGCGTGCACAAGGGGTTTGAGTACGCCCGCAGCCAGAACCCGACGCGCTTCGCCTTCGAGCGCGCCGTGGCCGATCTGGAAAGCGGCACGGCCGCCTTCGCCTTCGCCTCCGGCCTGGCGGCGATCTCGACCGTGCTGGAACTGCTCGATAGCGGTGCCCATATCGTCGCCACCGACGACATCTATGGCGGCTCCTTCCGGCTGATGGAGCGGGTGCGCAAGCGCTCGGCGGGTCTCCAGGTCTCGTTCGTCGACTTCACCGACCTTGCGGCAGTCGAGGCGGCGATCCGGCCGGAGACGAAACTGCTCTGGGTCGAGACGCCGACCAACCCGCTGCTGCGCATCGTCGACCTCGAAGGCGTCGCCGCGCTGGCCAAACGCAAGGGTGTTCTCACGGTCGCCGACAACACGTTCTGCAGCCCCTATATCCAGCGGCCGCTGGAACTCGGCATCGACATCGTCGTCCACTCGACGACCAAATATCTCAATGGCCATTCCGACATGGTCGGCGGCGTGGCGGTCGTCGGCGACAACAAGGAACTGGCCGCCCAGTTGAAATTCCTGCAGAACGCCATCGGCGCCATATCGGGCCCGTTCGACAGTTTTCTCGCCTTGCGCGGGCTGAAGACCCTGGCGCTCCGCATGGAGCGGCATTCCGACAACGGGCTGAAGATCGCGCAGTGGCTGGAGGCGCGAAAAGATGTGCGCCGCGTGATCTATCCCGGCCTCGCCAGCCACCCGCAGCACGCCATCGCCGTCCAGCAGATGTATGCTTTCGGCGGCATGATATCAGCCGTGCTCGATCGCGACCTGGCCGGCACAAAACGCTTCCTCGAACGCACGCAATTGTTCACGCTGGCCGAAAGCCTCGGCGGGGTGGAGAGCCTGATCGAACACCCGGCGCTGATGACGCATGGGTCCATTCCGGCCGAGAAGCGGGCGGAGATCGGCATATCGGATTCGCTGGTGCGGCTGTCGGCGGGGATCGAGGATGGCGATGATCTGATCGCGGATCTGGAACAGGCGCTGGGGGATAGACCCTCTAACCTCAAAGGTCAGCGCTGCCGACGGTCCAGGTTCAAGCATCACCCCGTTGACCTAGCGCTCCATTCGCCCGAGATGTAG
- a CDS encoding GlxA family transcriptional regulator — translation MAMREPEKPTEPLTFAVLVFPGFPMMAFSSVIEPLRAANILAKRQCYRWIIVGGTKGAVEASNGVVIQPGFYAEDAPKVDRIVVCSGGDADHLVAEDAASWIRRSLRNGAHIGAVADAAFFLARAGLLDGHACTLHWTSQAAFTEAFPNIELRRDLYVIDRKRFTSAGGVGSLDMMLEIITRDYGAELAAGVAEWFVHSQLRSSVDRKLMPLRLRTGVQNELVLSAIAIMEDAVEERLGMAELTARLGVSSDKLERSFRSELDISPNGYYRRLRLKRAADLLAHSTLAVRDVALACGFASMSSFARAFREEHGHPPKLARRH, via the coding sequence ATGGCGATGCGCGAACCCGAAAAACCCACCGAACCCTTGACCTTCGCGGTGCTGGTGTTTCCCGGCTTTCCGATGATGGCGTTCAGTTCGGTCATCGAGCCGTTGCGCGCCGCCAACATCCTGGCGAAGCGGCAGTGTTATCGCTGGATCATCGTCGGCGGCACCAAAGGGGCGGTCGAGGCCTCGAACGGCGTCGTCATCCAGCCGGGTTTTTACGCGGAGGATGCGCCGAAGGTCGATCGCATTGTCGTCTGCTCGGGCGGCGACGCCGATCACCTCGTCGCCGAGGATGCGGCGAGCTGGATCCGCCGCAGCCTGCGCAATGGCGCCCATATCGGCGCGGTGGCGGATGCGGCGTTTTTCCTGGCGCGGGCCGGCCTGCTCGACGGCCATGCCTGCACCTTGCACTGGACCAGCCAGGCCGCCTTCACCGAGGCTTTTCCCAACATCGAACTGCGGCGCGACCTCTATGTCATCGACCGCAAGCGGTTCACGTCGGCCGGCGGGGTCGGCAGCCTCGACATGATGCTGGAGATCATCACCCGGGATTACGGCGCCGAGCTTGCCGCCGGCGTCGCCGAATGGTTCGTGCACAGCCAGCTGCGCTCCAGCGTCGACCGCAAGCTGATGCCGCTGCGCCTGCGCACCGGCGTGCAGAACGAGCTGGTGCTGTCGGCCATCGCCATCATGGAGGACGCGGTCGAGGAGCGGCTCGGCATGGCTGAGCTGACGGCGCGGCTCGGCGTGTCCTCCGACAAGCTCGAACGCTCGTTCCGCTCCGAACTCGACATCTCGCCCAATGGCTACTACCGGCGGCTCAGGCTGAAGCGCGCCGCCGATCTGCTGGCGCATTCGACGCTCGCCGTGCGCGACGTGGCGCTGGCCTGCGGCTTTGCCTCGATGTCGAGCTTCGCCCGGGCCTTTCGCGAGGAGCACGGGCATCCGCCGAAACTGGCGCGACGGCATTAG
- a CDS encoding FAD/NAD(P)-binding protein: MSGRANSIIPSSIIIVGGGASGVVMAAHLLKSPNPDLRVTLIEKRPHFGQGIAYSTLLSAHVLNVSAAGMSAYADDPGNFWRWLQGHGLVDQEQTPQTPFYAPRSLYARYLGELLDELEAREQPSGRLRLIHEESLSITPTASGVEVALANGTSVVAHLAILATGHDEQPAQGHAVRMGSDADTALDPDSPVLVLGTGLSMVDAFLALEQRGHTGKIVAVSRRGLLPSPHRKGNPIKLDVADIPLGTQLSYFVGWFRDLIRENQKAGIDWRDVVDGLRPFNQKIWQNWPASAKRRFVEHTKAWWDIHRHRMAPEVYAKVTEAVQSGRIRLVAGRVLGIAPGETFSVDVQSRHSQLVETFDVARIYDCSGIVRDISTSSNSVVRSLVDRGLGRPDPMRIGLDVSANCEIIAGDGTVSRKILAVGPLTRGTFFEIDAIPDIRVQCARLSKQLLG; this comes from the coding sequence ATGAGCGGGCGCGCCAATTCGATCATCCCCAGCTCCATCATCATTGTCGGCGGCGGCGCCAGCGGCGTCGTGATGGCCGCGCATCTCCTGAAGTCGCCCAATCCGGATCTGCGCGTCACGCTGATCGAAAAGCGCCCGCATTTCGGCCAGGGCATCGCCTATTCGACGCTGTTGTCGGCGCATGTGCTGAATGTCAGTGCCGCCGGCATGAGCGCCTATGCCGACGATCCCGGCAATTTCTGGCGCTGGCTGCAGGGGCATGGCCTGGTAGACCAGGAGCAGACGCCGCAGACACCTTTCTACGCGCCGCGCAGCCTCTATGCCCGCTATCTCGGCGAGTTGCTCGACGAACTCGAAGCGCGCGAACAGCCGAGCGGACGGCTGCGGCTGATCCATGAGGAGAGCCTGTCGATCACGCCGACCGCCTCCGGCGTCGAGGTCGCGCTCGCCAACGGCACCAGCGTCGTCGCCCACCTGGCCATATTGGCCACCGGCCATGACGAGCAGCCGGCGCAAGGCCATGCAGTCCGCATGGGCTCGGACGCCGACACCGCTCTCGATCCGGACAGCCCCGTGCTGGTGCTGGGCACCGGGCTCAGCATGGTCGACGCGTTCCTGGCGTTGGAACAGCGCGGCCACACCGGCAAGATCGTCGCCGTGTCGCGACGCGGCCTGCTGCCGTCGCCGCACCGCAAGGGCAATCCGATCAAGCTTGATGTCGCCGACATTCCGCTTGGCACCCAGCTTTCCTATTTCGTCGGCTGGTTCCGCGACCTGATCCGCGAGAACCAGAAGGCCGGCATCGACTGGCGCGACGTGGTCGATGGTCTCAGGCCGTTCAACCAGAAGATCTGGCAGAACTGGCCGGCCTCCGCCAAGCGCCGCTTCGTCGAGCACACCAAGGCCTGGTGGGACATCCACCGTCATCGGATGGCGCCGGAAGTCTACGCCAAGGTGACCGAGGCCGTGCAATCCGGCCGCATCCGGCTTGTCGCCGGCCGCGTCCTCGGCATCGCACCGGGCGAGACTTTCAGCGTCGACGTCCAGTCGCGCCACAGCCAGCTTGTCGAGACTTTCGACGTCGCCCGTATCTACGATTGCTCGGGCATCGTGCGCGACATTTCGACCTCGTCAAACAGTGTGGTGCGCTCGCTGGTCGACCGCGGGCTGGGCCGGCCGGACCCGATGCGCATTGGCCTCGACGTCTCGGCCAATTGCGAGATCATCGCCGGCGACGGTACGGTCTCGCGCAAAATCCTCGCCGTCGGCCCGCTGACTCGCGGCACCTTCTTCGAGATCGACGCCATCCCCGACATCCGCGTCCAGTGCGCTAGGCTGAGCAAGCAATTGCTGGGGTAG
- a CDS encoding RidA family protein, protein MAIERLNPKGMHSNPAYSQGVALPASARLVLIGGQNGVDADGQIVGKGDIAVQTKQALANLAMVLEAGGARLEDLVRLSIYIVGDADIRPAFGVWMAFWADRGPPPMVTGIRVLGLANPDFLIEIEGQAAVEA, encoded by the coding sequence ATGGCTATCGAGCGGCTGAACCCGAAGGGCATGCACAGCAACCCGGCCTATTCGCAAGGCGTGGCGCTGCCCGCCTCGGCCCGCCTCGTGCTGATCGGCGGCCAGAACGGCGTCGATGCCGATGGCCAGATCGTCGGCAAGGGCGACATCGCCGTACAGACCAAGCAGGCGCTCGCCAATCTGGCGATGGTGCTCGAAGCCGGCGGCGCCAGGCTGGAGGATCTTGTGCGCCTGTCGATCTACATTGTCGGCGACGCCGACATCAGGCCGGCCTTCGGCGTCTGGATGGCGTTCTGGGCGGATCGCGGGCCGCCGCCGATGGTGACAGGCATACGCGTGCTCGGTCTCGCCAATCCGGATTTCCTGATCGAGATCGAAGGCCAGGCGGCCGTCGAGGCATGA
- a CDS encoding cysteine hydrolase produces the protein MIRSSEGIEIPASLAEWCDPSRMALVVYDMQVGICRQIAGAAGIVERTGIVLEAARSAGMLVAFTRHLSLPRKWMGATQLRTAMAWQRRDSPDTVEPWFLPDAEATRIVPELAPRPDEAVFDKLTMSAFDSTALGFALGDCGVRAIALAGIAMEIGIEPTVRQATDNGFTAVVIEDACGFGNREARDRSMATLRFLGEAVITDVAGFCGALADAA, from the coding sequence ATGATCCGGTCGAGCGAAGGCATCGAGATCCCGGCCAGCCTGGCCGAATGGTGCGATCCCAGCCGCATGGCGCTGGTGGTCTACGACATGCAGGTCGGCATCTGCCGCCAGATCGCCGGCGCGGCCGGTATCGTCGAGCGCACCGGCATCGTGCTTGAAGCCGCGCGCTCGGCCGGCATGCTTGTGGCGTTCACGCGCCATCTCTCCTTGCCACGCAAATGGATGGGCGCCACCCAGCTGCGCACCGCCATGGCCTGGCAGCGGCGCGACAGTCCGGACACTGTCGAGCCGTGGTTCTTGCCCGACGCCGAAGCGACGCGAATTGTCCCTGAACTCGCGCCACGCCCTGATGAAGCGGTGTTCGACAAGCTGACCATGTCGGCCTTCGATTCCACCGCGCTCGGCTTTGCGCTCGGCGATTGCGGCGTGCGCGCCATCGCCCTTGCCGGCATCGCCATGGAGATCGGCATCGAGCCGACCGTCCGCCAGGCGACCGACAACGGTTTTACGGCCGTGGTGATCGAGGACGCCTGCGGCTTTGGCAACCGCGAAGCGCGCGACCGCTCGATGGCGACGCTGCGTTTCCTCGGCGAAGCCGTCATCACCGATGTCGCCGGCTTTTGCGGCGCGCTTGCCGATGCGGCGTGA
- a CDS encoding TIGR02594 family protein produces the protein MPSYLDLFHCYLADPKTAADIRRSESDQSALVSAVIGDHLAAIKARPQFSTVKDTMTVPQFVAATQSVLADLLNTAFDKIRTLAGDELPREPAEAAPWLDVAKAEMKAGVTEASQPDRIKSYFAATDFGPVGDPIPAWCGAFVAFCVKQAGLTPPKGAAAADSWKNWGTTSIPLGSHEIPAGAVVVLTASAGTDAIGHVGFFTRFSDAGDQVMVLAGNQTNGVNEAPYAVPRIAAIRTVETLIPIGAANRYDMTAAGVKKDLQKYGDLIVDRFQRAGFTKDQQLIAVLANAIGESGLDPNAKSPAPEESYGLFQCNRKAGLGIGYTIDQLKDPETNIAIIIREARKFSAFTAASSIEAAVGAFVTFIERPKNTSGAIKARMAIANKLL, from the coding sequence GTGCCTAGTTACCTGGATCTGTTTCACTGCTACCTGGCCGACCCGAAGACGGCCGCGGATATTCGTCGCAGTGAATCGGACCAGAGCGCGCTGGTTTCGGCCGTCATCGGTGACCACCTGGCGGCGATCAAGGCGCGCCCGCAATTCAGCACCGTGAAAGACACGATGACGGTTCCGCAGTTCGTCGCCGCCACTCAATCGGTCCTGGCTGATCTGCTCAACACCGCATTCGACAAGATCCGCACCTTGGCGGGTGACGAGCTGCCGAGGGAACCTGCGGAAGCGGCCCCCTGGCTGGATGTCGCCAAAGCGGAAATGAAGGCGGGCGTGACCGAGGCCAGCCAACCCGATCGCATCAAGAGCTACTTCGCTGCGACGGACTTTGGGCCGGTCGGCGACCCCATTCCGGCCTGGTGCGGTGCGTTTGTAGCTTTCTGCGTCAAGCAGGCAGGCTTGACGCCGCCCAAGGGAGCGGCCGCGGCCGACAGTTGGAAGAATTGGGGAACGACAAGCATTCCTTTGGGCAGCCACGAGATACCTGCCGGCGCGGTGGTGGTTCTGACGGCCTCCGCTGGTACAGACGCCATAGGCCACGTTGGCTTCTTTACCCGGTTTTCCGACGCCGGCGACCAAGTGATGGTGCTTGCTGGAAACCAGACGAATGGCGTCAATGAAGCCCCATACGCGGTGCCCCGGATAGCCGCCATACGAACCGTGGAAACGCTGATACCCATCGGCGCCGCCAATCGCTACGACATGACTGCGGCGGGTGTTAAGAAAGACCTTCAGAAATATGGCGACCTGATCGTAGACCGCTTTCAGCGAGCCGGGTTCACCAAGGATCAGCAACTCATAGCGGTTCTGGCGAACGCGATTGGGGAGTCTGGCCTGGATCCGAACGCCAAGTCACCCGCGCCGGAAGAAAGCTATGGCCTCTTCCAGTGTAATAGAAAGGCCGGCCTAGGAATAGGATATACGATAGACCAACTTAAGGACCCCGAAACGAACATTGCGATCATCATTCGGGAAGCTCGGAAGTTTAGCGCGTTTACCGCCGCTTCGTCTATAGAGGCTGCCGTCGGTGCCTTTGTGACATTTATCGAGCGACCCAAGAATACCTCAGGGGCCATCAAGGCACGCATGGCTATCGCAAATAAACTTCTCTGA
- a CDS encoding RrF2 family transcriptional regulator: MTEKRSVYAHQKGKYGLKALVHLAHMPAGQLAFVNDIATGNNIPKKFLDAILGELRNAGFVQSRKGKDGGYRLARPADEIKVGHVVRVLDGPLAPIPCASRTQYQRCEDCNEATCQVRHLMLEVRQAIAEVLDQRSLAEMRDIVIDDLPVTVKVQA; this comes from the coding sequence ATGACAGAGAAACGTTCGGTCTATGCTCACCAAAAAGGCAAGTACGGCCTCAAGGCGCTGGTTCACCTCGCGCACATGCCGGCCGGGCAGCTCGCTTTCGTCAATGACATCGCGACCGGCAACAACATTCCGAAGAAATTTCTCGACGCCATACTGGGCGAATTGCGCAATGCCGGTTTCGTCCAGAGCCGCAAGGGCAAGGATGGCGGCTACCGCCTGGCGCGGCCGGCCGACGAGATCAAGGTCGGCCATGTCGTGCGCGTCCTCGACGGGCCGCTGGCGCCAATTCCCTGCGCCAGCCGCACACAATATCAGCGCTGTGAAGACTGCAACGAGGCGACATGCCAAGTCCGACATCTGATGCTCGAGGTCCGGCAGGCGATCGCCGAGGTGCTCGACCAGCGCAGCCTCGCCGAGATGCGCGACATTGTCATCGACGACCTGCCGGTCACGGTGAAGGTCCAGGCCTGA
- a CDS encoding winged helix-turn-helix transcriptional regulator → MTQRGRLYGCPVEFALDALGGKWKTVIIARIKQGPLRYSELRRMIPSLSDKMLTQRLADLVEIGFVVLETSPDGKARYALTERGHDLAAALQALYDWGRVHGRAEGVRFRTDIEAAA, encoded by the coding sequence ATGACACAACGCGGTAGACTTTATGGCTGCCCGGTCGAGTTCGCGCTCGACGCGCTCGGCGGCAAGTGGAAAACTGTGATCATCGCGCGCATCAAGCAAGGGCCGCTGCGCTATTCCGAGCTGCGCCGAATGATCCCCTCGCTCTCCGACAAGATGCTGACGCAGCGCCTCGCCGATCTCGTCGAGATCGGCTTCGTCGTGCTCGAGACGTCGCCCGATGGCAAGGCGCGCTACGCCTTGACCGAGCGCGGCCACGATCTCGCTGCCGCACTCCAGGCGCTCTACGACTGGGGCAGAGTGCATGGCCGTGCCGAGGGCGTGCGCTTCCGCACTGATATCGAGGCGGCGGCCTAG
- a CDS encoding pyridoxal-phosphate dependent enzyme, with translation MSEQKVAAPDSGPSDSATSRLRPPYASVLDLIGQTPVVELTKFDTGKCRLFIKLESQNPGGSIKDRIALSMIAAAEREGKLKRGGTIVEATAGNTGLGLAQVGIPKGYRIVLVVPDKMSREKIQHLRALGAEVRMTRSDVGKGHPEYYQDMAEKIAAEVPGAFYANQFANPANPLAHETTTGPEIFSQLNGDVDAVVVGVGSGGTLTGLGRYFAEVSPKTEMVLADPVGSVLAPLIKTGKMEEAGSWTVEGIGEDFVPPNADLSLVKKAYSITDKQSMLAVRDLLSREGILAGSSSGTLLSAALRYCREQTVPKRVVTFVCDSGNKYLSKVFDDFWLAEQGLAEHEQHGDLRDLVMRSHRTGDTVYVGPDESLLNAYGRMRRSDVSQLPVLDNGKLVGIVDESDILAKVDGPYDGRWERFNGPVRTAMTSNLHTLQASQTLDALLPVFDRNEVAIIFDGDEFVGLITRIDLINHLRRAR, from the coding sequence ATGAGCGAGCAGAAGGTCGCCGCGCCTGACAGCGGCCCCTCGGACAGCGCAACATCCCGCCTGCGCCCACCTTATGCGTCGGTTCTCGACCTGATCGGCCAGACGCCGGTGGTCGAGCTGACCAAGTTCGACACCGGCAAATGCCGGCTGTTCATCAAGCTGGAAAGCCAGAACCCCGGCGGCTCGATCAAGGACCGCATCGCGCTGTCGATGATCGCGGCGGCCGAGAGAGAGGGCAAGCTCAAGCGGGGCGGCACGATCGTCGAGGCGACAGCCGGCAATACCGGTCTCGGCCTTGCCCAGGTCGGCATCCCCAAGGGCTACCGCATCGTGCTGGTGGTGCCCGACAAGATGTCGCGCGAGAAGATCCAGCATCTGCGGGCGCTGGGCGCCGAGGTGCGCATGACGCGCTCCGATGTCGGTAAGGGGCATCCTGAATATTACCAGGACATGGCCGAGAAGATCGCGGCGGAAGTGCCCGGCGCCTTCTATGCCAACCAGTTCGCCAATCCGGCCAACCCGCTGGCGCATGAGACGACCACCGGCCCCGAGATCTTTTCGCAGCTTAACGGTGATGTCGACGCGGTGGTCGTCGGCGTCGGCTCCGGCGGCACGCTGACCGGGCTTGGCCGCTACTTTGCCGAGGTGTCGCCGAAGACCGAAATGGTGCTGGCCGATCCGGTCGGTTCGGTGTTGGCGCCCTTGATCAAGACTGGCAAGATGGAAGAGGCTGGCAGCTGGACGGTGGAAGGCATCGGCGAGGACTTCGTGCCGCCCAATGCCGATCTGTCGCTGGTGAAAAAGGCCTATTCGATCACGGACAAGCAAAGCATGCTGGCGGTGCGCGATCTCCTGTCGCGCGAAGGCATTCTGGCCGGCTCGTCCTCGGGCACGCTGTTGTCGGCCGCCTTGCGCTATTGCCGCGAACAGACGGTGCCGAAGCGCGTCGTGACATTCGTCTGCGACAGCGGCAACAAATATCTGTCAAAAGTGTTCGACGATTTCTGGCTGGCCGAACAGGGCCTGGCCGAGCACGAGCAGCATGGCGATCTGCGCGACCTCGTCATGCGCTCGCACCGCACCGGCGACACCGTCTATGTCGGCCCGGACGAAAGCCTGCTCAACGCCTATGGCCGCATGCGCCGCTCCGATGTTTCGCAGCTGCCGGTGCTCGACAATGGCAAGCTCGTCGGCATCGTCGACGAAAGCGACATTCTGGCCAAGGTCGACGGCCCCTATGACGGCCGCTGGGAGCGCTTCAACGGCCCGGTGCGCACGGCGATGACCTCCAATCTGCACACGCTGCAGGCCAGCCAGACGCTGGATGCGCTGCTGCCGGTGTTCGACCGCAACGAGGTCGCCATCATCTTCGACGGCGACGAGTTCGTCGGCCTGATCACCCGCATCGACCTGATCAACCATCTGAGGCGCGCACGATGA